One Banduia mediterranea genomic window, TCCTTCGTGTGCGAGTGCGCCATGCAGTTCCGCGGCCAGACGCGGTCGTTCGGCGTATTCGGATTCGAAGCGTGGGGCGTAGACCAATGTGTCGCGACCGAGCGTGGCGGCGGCGAATTTGGCGGTTTCGGCACGACGCAACAGGGCCGTGGCCTCGGCGCCATGTCCGGACACGATGGCGATGCCGATATGGGTGCGGATCGATACGGCACCGACCGGCAGCGACACCGGCGTGTCCAGCGCCAGCTGGATGCGGCCGGCGAGGCGCATCGGGTCTTCGCCGTCACCGGTCTTGCGCATCAGCACGGCGAAGTCGCTGCTGTCGTACTGTGTGAGCAGATCGGATTCGCGCATCACCGACTGCACCCGCGAGATCATGTGGCGCAGCAACTCTTCGGCGGTGGCTTCGCCGCCGGTGTAGCGCAAGTCCATGTACTGCGGGCAGTCGAAGACCAGCAGCGCGCCATTGCTGTCGTGGCCGCCGACTTCGCGCAGCGCGGCGATCAGCGACTGACGGTTCGGTAGACCGAGCTGGGGGCCGGCGACCTGCTGACGTGTCAGCTGGAATTCCAGGGCATGGGCACGTTCACGCAGATCGCGGGTTTCGTCGAGCACCATCGCGCCAGCCTGATACGACAGCAGCGTGCCGACGTACTGGCCCCACAGCAGGAACAGGAACGGCATGCCGTCGAGCAGCCACAGCGCGGGATTGCTGGTCTGCGCCTCACTCATCGCCGCCAGTGAGATCCCGCCCGACTGGAACAGGGTGGACAACAGCGTGCCCAGCAGCAGCGCCGCCAGGGCGATGCCCAGCCCGATCCAGGCATAGCGATTGGTGCGCGAGCGCAGCAGTCTGGCGATGCTGTCCAGATTCCTCGGCGCTAGGGGCGGCTGGGCCTTGTTCATGGTGATGCTCCTCGATGCCCGTCGGTGCGACGGGCGATCAGCATTCGGCCCGCTGGAACGCTTCAGACAGGCGCGGCAAACGTGTCAGGATTTTCCTCAAGCCACGCCATCAATTGCGCGGGCGACGCTGCCGTTCCGTCGGCTCCCCAGCTGTACGGATCTTCCTCCGCCTCATGATAGCCCCACAAAGCGGCAATTACAGGCATTTTGCAGGATTGCGCGGCCTCGATATCGCGACGGTCGTCGCCGACATAGAGGCAATCTGCCGGCTCGCGCCCGATCTGGCGGCAAGCCATCAGCAACGGGTCCGGCGCCGGCTTGGGTTTCGCGGCGCTGTCTCCGCCGACCAGGCAGGCTGCACGGTCCGCGAGACCCAAGGCCCGCATCAGCGGTTCGGCCAGGTCAGTCGGCTTGTTGGTGACCACGCCCCAGCAGCGGCCGTGGGTCTCGAAGGCCGACAGCAGCGGTTCGAAGCCTGCGAACAGTTGTGATTGCAGGCTGATGTCCTCGCGGTAGTAGTCCAGAAACCGTTGCCGCAGTTCCGCGTAGCGCGCATCGTCGGTCTGCAGGCCCAGCGCCTTGCGCAGCAGGCCGCGTGCCCCCTGGGACGCATAGGGGCGCAGCTCGTCCAACGGCAGCGGCGCCAGCCCTTCGTCCCGGCGGATGCGATTGGCGGCGCCGCCAAGATCGGGCGCGGTATCGACGAGGGTGCCGTCCAGATCGAATAGCAGTGCGGACGGTCCGCTCATGCCGGTTTGCGTACGTGCATGAAATAGTTCACGTCCACGTCGTCCGACAGACTCGCGGCCTTGAGCAGCGGGTTGTAGCGCAGTCCGCGCAGCGCAATCACCTCCAGGCCGGCGCCGCGCGCGCCGCGCGCCAGTTCCGAGGGCTTGATCAGCTTGGCGTAGTCGTGGGTGCCACGCGGTACCAGATTGAGCACCCATTCGGCGCCGACGATCGCCAGCGCGAAGGCCTTGGCGTTACGGTTGATGGTCGACAGGATCAGTTCGCCGCCGGGCTTGAGCAGCCGCGCACAGGCGGCGATCACCGATTCCGGGTCCGGCACGTGTTCGAGCATTTCCAGGCAGGTGACGGCGTCGTACTGTCCGGCCTGCTGATCGGCCAGCGCCTCGACGCTGATCTGCTGATAGTCCACGGCGATGCCGGCGGCGGCCGCGTGTTCGCG contains:
- a CDS encoding EAL domain-containing protein, with protein sequence MNKAQPPLAPRNLDSIARLLRSRTNRYAWIGLGIALAALLLGTLLSTLFQSGGISLAAMSEAQTSNPALWLLDGMPFLFLLWGQYVGTLLSYQAGAMVLDETRDLRERAHALEFQLTRQQVAGPQLGLPNRQSLIAALREVGGHDSNGALLVFDCPQYMDLRYTGGEATAEELLRHMISRVQSVMRESDLLTQYDSSDFAVLMRKTGDGEDPMRLAGRIQLALDTPVSLPVGAVSIRTHIGIAIVSGHGAEATALLRRAETAKFAAATLGRDTLVYAPRFESEYAERPRLAAELHGALAHEGLTDEYRLQRPLSPKLPTRLRLAPVWPHPRRQRLEETEFLDLPDRLSLIYGLTLWQLSQALSRSIAWARPEGRPQVAVRLGDNALALNDLAPSVLRLLAAHDVSAQSLALELSEVSLIRHHEHAHRQLQVLRNEGIEICLVGFGATGTSASTPLYYAISQVALCPRLLHAAVTQPAARTVLSAHVDLARKLGLASVASGLENEAQLELVRELGCDWADGDYIAEASPAIEVARLLAA
- the gph gene encoding phosphoglycolate phosphatase (PGP is an essential enzyme in the glycolate salvage pathway in higher organisms (photorespiration in plants). Phosphoglycolate results from the oxidase activity of RubisCO in the Calvin cycle when concentrations of carbon dioxide are low relative to oxygen. This enzyme is a member of the Haloacid Dehalogenase (HAD) superfamily of aspartate-nucleophile hydrolase enzymes (PF00702).), producing MSGPSALLFDLDGTLVDTAPDLGGAANRIRRDEGLAPLPLDELRPYASQGARGLLRKALGLQTDDARYAELRQRFLDYYREDISLQSQLFAGFEPLLSAFETHGRCWGVVTNKPTDLAEPLMRALGLADRAACLVGGDSAAKPKPAPDPLLMACRQIGREPADCLYVGDDRRDIEAAQSCKMPVIAALWGYHEAEEDPYSWGADGTAASPAQLMAWLEENPDTFAAPV
- the ubiG gene encoding bifunctional 2-polyprenyl-6-hydroxyphenol methylase/3-demethylubiquinol 3-O-methyltransferase UbiG, which gives rise to MNVNVDPREISHFSALAARWWDPQGEMATLHHINPLRLRYIDQCLDGCQGKRIADVGCGGGLVAEGLAALGAEVTGIDLAGDALDVAREHAAAAGIAVDYQQISVEALADQQAGQYDAVTCLEMLEHVPDPESVIAACARLLKPGGELILSTINRNAKAFALAIVGAEWVLNLVPRGTHDYAKLIKPSELARGARGAGLEVIALRGLRYNPLLKAASLSDDVDVNYFMHVRKPA